A DNA window from Acidimicrobiales bacterium contains the following coding sequences:
- a CDS encoding ABC transporter ATP-binding protein: MRAAGAADAADAAVVVRDLRKAYAGRGRPVMAVDGVSFEVEPGSMFTLLGPSGCGKTTTLRCVAGLERPDSGTITVAGRTLFDGDRRVNVRADERGLGMVFQSYAIWPHMDVFANVAFPLRVGKRSARVGRAEVRRRVEEALATVQLSDLAGRPATDLSGGQQQRLALARALVMRPPVLLLDEPLSNLDAKLREEMRFELKSLQRRTGITALYVTHDQVEALAMSNRVAVVRAGRIEQVGRPREIYERPATRFVAGFIGTANFLDGTVRAREPGQAYLVATAAGELYVGSEADHAVGATVTVAVRPERVALEKGHTPSPRPGSWNGTVTARAFLGEAVDHVVDVSGVDVKCRCNPAVSIPPGEPVTLTFAENGASLLPAQ; the protein is encoded by the coding sequence GTGCGAGCGGCGGGGGCGGCGGACGCGGCGGACGCGGCGGTCGTGGTGCGCGACCTGCGCAAGGCCTACGCCGGGCGGGGCCGGCCGGTGATGGCCGTCGACGGGGTGTCCTTCGAGGTCGAGCCCGGGTCGATGTTCACCCTGCTCGGGCCGTCGGGGTGCGGGAAGACGACGACCCTGCGGTGCGTGGCCGGGCTGGAGCGGCCCGACTCGGGGACGATCACGGTCGCCGGCCGGACCCTGTTCGACGGCGACCGGCGGGTCAACGTGCGGGCCGACGAGCGGGGGCTCGGGATGGTGTTCCAGTCCTACGCCATCTGGCCGCACATGGACGTGTTCGCCAACGTGGCCTTCCCGCTGCGGGTGGGGAAGCGGTCGGCCCGGGTCGGGCGGGCCGAGGTGCGGCGGCGGGTCGAGGAGGCGTTGGCCACCGTGCAGCTGTCCGACCTCGCCGGCCGGCCGGCGACCGACCTGTCGGGCGGCCAGCAGCAGCGGCTGGCGCTGGCCCGGGCGCTCGTGATGCGGCCGCCGGTGCTGCTGCTCGACGAGCCGCTGTCCAACCTGGACGCCAAGCTGCGGGAGGAGATGCGCTTCGAGCTGAAGAGCCTCCAGCGCCGCACCGGGATCACCGCCCTGTACGTCACCCACGACCAGGTCGAGGCCCTGGCCATGTCGAACCGGGTGGCCGTCGTGCGGGCGGGCAGGATCGAGCAGGTCGGCCGGCCGCGGGAGATCTACGAGCGCCCGGCGACCCGCTTCGTCGCCGGCTTCATCGGCACGGCCAACTTCCTCGACGGCACCGTGCGGGCCAGGGAGCCGGGGCAGGCCTACCTGGTGGCGACGGCGGCCGGCGAGCTGTACGTCGGCTCCGAGGCCGACCACGCCGTCGGCGCCACGGTGACGGTCGCCGTCCGGCCCGAGCGGGTGGCGCTGGAGAAGGGCCACACCCCGTCGCCCCGCCCCGGTTCGTGGAACGGCACGGTGACGGCCCGGGCCTTCCTCGGCGAGGCCGTCGACCACGTCGTCGACGTGTCCGGCGTCGACGTCAAGTGCCGCTGCAACCCGGCCGTCTCGATCCCCCCGGGCGAGCCCGTCACCCTGACGTTCGCCGAGAACGGCGCGTCACTGCTGCCGGCGCAGTAG
- a CDS encoding UbiX family flavin prenyltransferase yields MVVGPLGGSPSGRPRLVVGMSGSSAPQLGVTLLTALKELGTVEVHLVLSAGARQTIRHEMDGDPASVEALADVVHDPSDLAAPISSGSFLTAGMVVMPCSMHTLASVAHGIGDNLLTRAADVHLKERRKLVLVVRETPLSLVHLRNMEQATLAGAVVLPPVPAFYHRPQTIDDLLRHTAGKVLDQFGIAHDLFRRWSG; encoded by the coding sequence GTGGTCGTGGGTCCTCTAGGCGGGTCGCCGAGCGGCCGGCCCCGGCTGGTCGTCGGCATGTCGGGGTCGAGCGCCCCCCAGCTCGGCGTCACCCTGCTGACGGCGCTGAAGGAGCTGGGCACCGTCGAGGTCCACCTGGTGCTGTCGGCCGGGGCCCGCCAGACGATCCGCCACGAGATGGACGGCGACCCGGCGTCGGTGGAGGCCCTGGCCGACGTGGTCCACGACCCGTCCGACCTGGCCGCCCCGATCTCGTCGGGCTCGTTCCTCACGGCCGGCATGGTCGTCATGCCGTGCTCGATGCACACGCTGGCCTCGGTGGCCCACGGCATCGGCGACAACCTGCTGACCAGGGCGGCCGACGTGCACCTGAAGGAGCGGCGCAAGCTCGTGCTGGTCGTGCGGGAGACGCCGCTGTCGCTCGTGCACCTGCGCAACATGGAGCAGGCGACCCTGGCCGGCGCCGTCGTCCTGCCGCCCGTGCCGGCCTTCTACCACCGCCCGCAGACGATCGACGACCTGCTCCGCCACACCGCCGGCAAGGTCCTCGACCAGTTCGGCATCGCCCACGACCTGTTCCGCCGCTGGTCGGGGTGA
- a CDS encoding UbiD family decarboxylase: MSEARLGKLDGPAVDADEVRAGRGHEDLRDWLRMVDALGELRVLEGVGWEEDIGRVTEMLHHTDGAPAVLFDRIPGYPDGFRVLVNAQGERSRLAVTLGLPTTIGPWELIDRWQRLMDGTEPVAPEMVPSGPVTENVMEGDDVDLLAFPTPLWHPEDGGRYLGTGDCVITKGPEGDWVNMGTYRVQVHDRRTTGLYISPGKHGRLHRDAWFERGEPMPAVVLCGEDPLLFLTSCLEMAPGLSEMEWAGGVRGRAVPCVEGRHTGLPIPAHAEIAVEGFLRPDRMAVEGPFGEWTGYYASGGREEPVFEVAAVYFRDDPIILGVPPEKPPYEAHRFRQYLRSANLLREIRLAGVPDVTAAWCHGVGGCRLFNVVAVHQRYPGHATQAGQVATSCRTGAYLGRITVVVDDDVDVADVNEVIWAICTRADPERDYHVLRRTWSGPLDPAIDPDHKGLNSRVIIDATRPWEWRDQFPPAIGPEPAEKQRTRDRWSWVL; this comes from the coding sequence GTGAGCGAGGCCAGGCTGGGGAAGCTGGACGGGCCGGCGGTCGACGCCGACGAGGTGCGGGCCGGCCGGGGCCACGAGGACCTGCGGGACTGGCTCCGCATGGTCGACGCCCTCGGCGAGCTGCGGGTGCTGGAGGGAGTCGGCTGGGAGGAGGACATCGGCCGGGTCACCGAGATGCTGCACCACACCGACGGCGCCCCGGCCGTGCTGTTCGACCGCATCCCCGGCTACCCCGACGGGTTCCGGGTGCTGGTCAACGCCCAGGGCGAGCGCAGCCGCCTGGCGGTCACGTTGGGGCTGCCGACCACCATCGGGCCGTGGGAGCTGATCGACCGGTGGCAGCGGCTGATGGACGGCACGGAGCCGGTGGCGCCCGAGATGGTGCCGTCCGGGCCGGTCACCGAGAACGTCATGGAGGGCGACGACGTCGACCTGCTCGCCTTCCCGACCCCGCTGTGGCACCCCGAGGACGGGGGCCGCTACCTCGGCACCGGCGACTGCGTGATCACCAAGGGGCCCGAGGGCGACTGGGTGAACATGGGCACCTACCGGGTGCAGGTCCACGACCGGCGCACGACCGGGCTCTACATCTCCCCCGGCAAGCACGGCCGCCTGCACCGGGACGCCTGGTTCGAGCGGGGCGAGCCCATGCCGGCCGTCGTGCTCTGCGGCGAGGACCCGCTGCTGTTCCTCACGTCGTGCCTGGAGATGGCGCCCGGCCTCTCCGAGATGGAGTGGGCCGGCGGCGTGCGGGGCCGGGCCGTCCCGTGCGTCGAGGGCCGCCACACCGGGCTGCCGATCCCGGCCCATGCCGAGATCGCGGTCGAGGGGTTCCTCCGGCCCGACCGGATGGCCGTCGAGGGCCCCTTCGGCGAGTGGACCGGCTACTACGCGTCCGGCGGCCGCGAGGAGCCGGTGTTCGAGGTGGCCGCCGTCTACTTCCGCGACGACCCGATCATCCTCGGCGTGCCGCCCGAGAAGCCGCCCTACGAGGCCCACCGCTTCCGCCAGTACCTGCGCAGCGCCAACCTGCTGCGGGAGATCCGCCTGGCCGGCGTGCCCGACGTGACGGCCGCCTGGTGCCACGGGGTCGGCGGGTGCCGGCTGTTCAACGTGGTCGCCGTCCACCAGCGCTACCCGGGCCACGCCACCCAGGCCGGCCAGGTGGCGACGTCCTGCCGCACCGGCGCCTACCTCGGCCGGATCACGGTCGTGGTCGACGACGACGTGGACGTGGCCGACGTGAACGAGGTCATCTGGGCCATCTGCACGCGGGCCGACCCGGAGCGGGACTACCACGTGCTGCGGCGGACGTGGAGCGGGCCGCTCGACCCGGCCATCGACCCGGACCACAAGGGGTTGAACTCCCGGGTCATCATCGACGCCACCCGGCCGTGGGAGTGGCGGGACCAGTTCCCGCCGGCCATCGGCCCCGAGCCGGCCGAGAAGCAGCGGACGAGGGACCGGTGGTCGTGGGTCCTCTAG
- a CDS encoding cupin domain-containing protein, with protein sequence MSGSGRVFLRGITSEAYGLDEHRRRQLAAPRVRDDSVVVDDGRVAHSGDSARSRTWWRIGPGDEPFLTQSLQVHFVHLPPRSSNHGHGHQNEAAFYILEGRGYEVHDGERHDWSQGDLVLVHTDSVHRHFNPYDEPATCLVMKAKCAWMYLGLVQQGRSAPFERPGFGPRVDWSQLWTEGVGQRRKVVTAADTEWTDTPLGRVRVLSSPERTDVRTFSVDVFEMEVPAGGRTARRWHMADEVLYVLSGTGHSLHWEVAAELDDRYHARIAEEPTRHDLRPGDTLYVPTNTVAQHVADGDEPLRLVSGQNRLFKLLGYDRVVYLEDAS encoded by the coding sequence GCACCGCCGCCGCCAGCTCGCCGCGCCGAGGGTGCGGGACGACTCGGTGGTGGTCGACGACGGCAGGGTCGCCCACTCGGGCGACTCGGCCCGGTCGAGGACGTGGTGGCGGATCGGGCCGGGCGACGAGCCGTTCCTCACCCAGTCCCTCCAGGTCCATTTCGTGCACCTCCCGCCCCGGTCCTCGAACCACGGGCACGGGCACCAGAACGAGGCCGCCTTCTACATCCTGGAGGGGCGGGGCTACGAGGTCCACGACGGCGAGCGCCACGACTGGTCGCAGGGCGACCTCGTCCTCGTCCACACGGACTCGGTGCACCGCCACTTCAACCCCTACGACGAGCCGGCGACGTGCCTCGTCATGAAGGCGAAGTGCGCGTGGATGTACCTCGGCCTCGTGCAGCAGGGCCGGTCGGCGCCCTTCGAGCGGCCCGGCTTCGGCCCGAGGGTCGACTGGTCGCAGCTGTGGACCGAGGGGGTCGGGCAGCGGAGGAAGGTGGTGACGGCGGCCGACACCGAGTGGACGGACACGCCGCTCGGCCGGGTGCGGGTGCTGTCGTCGCCCGAGCGGACCGACGTGCGCACGTTCAGCGTCGACGTGTTCGAGATGGAGGTGCCGGCCGGCGGGCGCACGGCCCGGCGCTGGCACATGGCCGACGAGGTCCTCTACGTGCTGTCCGGGACCGGGCACAGCCTGCACTGGGAGGTGGCCGCCGAGCTCGACGACCGCTACCACGCCCGCATCGCCGAGGAGCCCACGCGCCACGACCTCCGGCCCGGCGACACGCTCTACGTGCCCACCAACACGGTCGCCCAGCACGTCGCCGACGGCGACGAGCCGCTGCGCCTCGTTTCCGGCCAGAACCGGCTGTTCAAGCTGCTCGGCTACGACCGGGTCGTCTACCTGGAGGACGCCTCGTGA